TAAATCAGACGTGATACTCATGAAAAAAACACCTATCATTCTTGTATTCTTAATAGCTATTGCTCTTTCCTGCAAGGATAACAAAGAAAATAAAAAACAAAAAATGCCCACGACCATTGACCAACAAGGAAGCTTCGCATACGATGAGAATTTTTTAAAGAAATGGGATGAGAATCTGGTCATATTGGAATCTGATGAGAATGTGGTTCTTGTTTCGGGTAAATATCAGGCAAAGGTGTTTACATCCACAACTTCTGGGCGAGAGGGCAGAAGCCTGGGCTGGATCAACTATGAAGCTTTTGGAAAGACAGATATGCATATGAATGCCTATGGAGGAGAGAATCGCTTTTGGTTAGGGCCCGAAGGCAATGCTTTTTCTCTTTTCTTTAAACCTAATGATGAAATGGTCTTTGATAACTGGAAAACTCCAGCTCCAATCGATAGTGAACCTTGGAAAACTGTCGAAAAAACCAACACTTACGTTACTATGGAGTCCAACATGGATCTAAAGAACTATTCAGCTCATAAATTTAAAATCAAGGCAAAAAGGAAAGTCACCCTACTTACCCTTAATCAGATTGAAGAACTGCTCCAGATTCAAACATCTGATTTGAAAATAGTGGGTTATAACACGGAGAATATGATCACTAATGTGGGAAGTGAAGCATGGACAAAAAAAACCGGTGCTCCGTGTATCTGGATTTTAGATATGTTCCCACCATCCGACAATACTAACATTGTCATACCATACAAAACTGATGCAATAGGTGAAGTTGCAACGACCGATTACTTTGGTGAGATACCAGACAATCGAGTTACCTATGGCGATGGAGTATTATTCTTTAAAGCGGATGGAAAGTCGCGGGGGAAGTTGGGGATTTCACCACAAAGGGCCACCAATGTGGCAGGTAGTTATGATGCTGTCAATCAAATATTGACCATTACACTTTTCGAGGTAGATGCTGATGCTGCCTATCTTAATCAGGAATGGAACCTTGATGCAGATCCGTTTAAAGGCGATGCCATAAATGCATATAATGACGGGCCTTTGGAAGACGGCTCCCAAATGGGACCCTTCTACGAAATTGAAAGTGTTTCCCCAGCGGCTTTCTTAAAACCGCAAGAATCTTTGATGCACAATCATGCCGTTTTTCATTTTGTTGGTAAAACCGAACAACTGGAAAGCGTGGCCAAATCAGTTTTTGGTGTCACTTTAAAAGAAATTACAAACGCATTATAAAGCAAAAAAATGTCCGAAAATAGATATCCGAAAATAGGCATTCGTCCTATAATTGACGGCAGATTGGGAGGGGTACGGGAGTCTTTGGAGTCCACCACTATGAACTTGGCAAAAACCGTTGCAAAATTATTTAGTGAAACGTTGAAATACCCAGACGGCAGCTCCGTGGAATGTGTGCTGCCAGACTTTTGTATCGGCGGTGTTAAAGAGGCGGTCGAATGTGGTGAACTTTTCAAATCACAGAATGTTGGAGTATCACTTTCAGTGACCCCTTGCTGGTGCTACGGTACAGAGACTATGGACATGGATCCCTTAGTGCCCAAAGCTATCTGGGGATTCAATGGTACCGAGCGCCCAGGTGCAGTGTATTTGGCCGCTACTCTGGCTGCCCATAACCAAAAAGGATTACCTGCTTTTGGAATTTATGGAGAGGATGTACAGGATTTGGATGATACAACGATAACATTGGATGTGAAAACAAAATTACTGCAATTTGCCAAAGCAGGTCTTGCAGTTGCTATGATGCGGAATAGAAGTTACCTAGCTATAGGAAGTGTATCGATGGGCATTGCAGGGTCTATGATAGACCCCGATTTTTTTCAGGACTTCTTGGGGATGCGGAATGAATATGTGGATTCCACCGAAGTCCTTAGACGCATTCAAAACAAGATTTATGACAAAGAAGAATATCAAAAAGCATTGCAATGGACAAAAGCAAATTGTAAGGAAGGTACCGATTTCAATGTAGATGAAAAGCAGCGTAGTTCTGAGGAAAAGGAACAAGATTGGGAATTTGTGGTAAAAATGACCCTGATTATACGTGATTTAATGGAAGGCAACCCTAAACTTAAAGAAATGGGTTTTGGTGAAGAAGCGTTAGGACATGATGCCTTGGTATCAGGGTTTCAAGGACAACGACAATGGACCGATTTTCTACCTAACGGCGACTTTTCCGAAGCCATTCTCAATTCCTCGTTTGATTGGAACGGTATTAGAGCACCTTATATGGTAGCAACTGAAAACGATGCCCTTAACGGAGTTTCCATGCTGTTCAATTACCTATTGACCAATACGGCACAGATTTTTGCCGATGTACGTACATACTGGAGTCCTGCAGCCATTGAACGCGTCACAGGATGGAAGCCTGAAGGCATCGCTTCAAACGGTTTCATCCATTTGATAAATTCAGGTTCTGCGACCTTGGACGGTACTGGGCAACAGTCAAAGGATGGAAAGCCCATGATGAAACCGTTTTGGGAAATCGACCAGAAAGAAGTGAACGCTTGTTTGGAAACGACTACATGGTATCCTGCAAACCTGGGCTATTTTAAGGGAGGTGGTTTTTCCTCGAATTTTCTCACCAAAGGTGGTATGCCAGTCACAATGTGCCGTCTCAACTTGATCAAGGGTTTGGGACCTGCACTTCAAATTGCAGAAGGATATACTATTGATTTGCCCGAAAACGTACATAATATTTTGGATGAACGGACCGACCGAACCTGGCCAACAACATGGTTCGTGCCCAAAATAACAGGTCATGGCCCATTTACGGATGTGTATTCCGTTATGAACAATTGGGGAGCCAATCACGGTGCCATTAGCTACGGTCACATTGGTCACGAATTAATTACCCTATCGTCTATGCTAAGAATTCCAGTATGTATGCACAATGTTGAAGACGAACGTATTTTGAGGCCTTCGGCATGGGGTGCGCATGGAATGGACAAAGAAGGTGCCGATTACAGGGCTTGTGAAAATTATGGTCCATTGTACGGAAGATGATACGTTTAGCAACAAATAAGGCTCATACTGAGCGTAGTCGAAGCAAACAACCAACAACGAACAATGACCAATAAACAAGAAAATACTTCCAAGGGCATTCCAGTTATCATGAGGGGCAGCAAATGGCCTTTCATACTAATAACCAGTTTGTTCTTTTTATGGGGATTGGCCAATAATATGACAGATACTCTTCTGGCGGCCTTTAAGAGAATCATGAGTATGACCGATTTTCAGACCTCATGGATACAAATGGCATTTTATGGTTCCTATTTTTTATTGGCGTTGCCCGCAGCGATTCTTATTAAAAAGTATACCTATAAAAAAGGCGTATTGGTGGGTTTGGGTCTTTTTATAGCTGGTGCGCTTCTTTTTTATCCAGCTAGCTTTACCATGGTCTATGGGCATTTTTTGGCAGCACTATTTATTTTGGCGGGCGGTCTATCTATTTTGGAAACTGCGGCAAATCCATATATTATTTCAATGGGCCCGGAGGAGACAGCGACCCGTCGGTTGAACTTGGCCCAATCCTTCAATCCCATTGGGTCGATAACAGGGATTTTGTTAAGCAAGTTCTTTATCCTTTCAAATCTAAACCTCCTAGATGCTGATGAAAGGTCCATGATGAGTCCAACCGAGCTCAACGCAGTACAATCCGAAGAGCTTGGTTCAGTGATGGGCACTTATGTGGGGGTGGCCTTTTTCTTATTAGTGGTCTGGATTCTGGTTCGGTTTACCAAAATGCCCATCGTAAAGCAAAAAACAAAACAACTTGATATTGGAGGTTCCATAAAACGTTTATTGAGCAACCGTAACTATTGTTGGGCTGTAGTAGCTCAGTTTTTCTACATGGGCGCACAGATAGGCCTATGGTCCTATACGATAAGATATGTAATGCAAGAACTCCAAAAAAACGAAGATGATGCCTCAGTGTATTATTTGGCATCTATCATATTATTTTCAGGTTCTAGATTTGTATTTACCGCCTTGATGAAATTTATACAACCAAGGCGATTGTTATCCTTTGCTGCAATTTTGGGTGCAATATGTACGCTCGTGGTAATCTATGGCAACGGTTTTATTGGAGTGATTTCGTTGG
The nucleotide sequence above comes from Flagellimonas sp. HMM57. Encoded proteins:
- a CDS encoding DUF6786 family protein, which gives rise to MKKTPIILVFLIAIALSCKDNKENKKQKMPTTIDQQGSFAYDENFLKKWDENLVILESDENVVLVSGKYQAKVFTSTTSGREGRSLGWINYEAFGKTDMHMNAYGGENRFWLGPEGNAFSLFFKPNDEMVFDNWKTPAPIDSEPWKTVEKTNTYVTMESNMDLKNYSAHKFKIKAKRKVTLLTLNQIEELLQIQTSDLKIVGYNTENMITNVGSEAWTKKTGAPCIWILDMFPPSDNTNIVIPYKTDAIGEVATTDYFGEIPDNRVTYGDGVLFFKADGKSRGKLGISPQRATNVAGSYDAVNQILTITLFEVDADAAYLNQEWNLDADPFKGDAINAYNDGPLEDGSQMGPFYEIESVSPAAFLKPQESLMHNHAVFHFVGKTEQLESVAKSVFGVTLKEITNAL
- a CDS encoding L-fucose isomerase, translated to MSENRYPKIGIRPIIDGRLGGVRESLESTTMNLAKTVAKLFSETLKYPDGSSVECVLPDFCIGGVKEAVECGELFKSQNVGVSLSVTPCWCYGTETMDMDPLVPKAIWGFNGTERPGAVYLAATLAAHNQKGLPAFGIYGEDVQDLDDTTITLDVKTKLLQFAKAGLAVAMMRNRSYLAIGSVSMGIAGSMIDPDFFQDFLGMRNEYVDSTEVLRRIQNKIYDKEEYQKALQWTKANCKEGTDFNVDEKQRSSEEKEQDWEFVVKMTLIIRDLMEGNPKLKEMGFGEEALGHDALVSGFQGQRQWTDFLPNGDFSEAILNSSFDWNGIRAPYMVATENDALNGVSMLFNYLLTNTAQIFADVRTYWSPAAIERVTGWKPEGIASNGFIHLINSGSATLDGTGQQSKDGKPMMKPFWEIDQKEVNACLETTTWYPANLGYFKGGGFSSNFLTKGGMPVTMCRLNLIKGLGPALQIAEGYTIDLPENVHNILDERTDRTWPTTWFVPKITGHGPFTDVYSVMNNWGANHGAISYGHIGHELITLSSMLRIPVCMHNVEDERILRPSAWGAHGMDKEGADYRACENYGPLYGR
- the fucP gene encoding L-fucose:H+ symporter permease: MTNKQENTSKGIPVIMRGSKWPFILITSLFFLWGLANNMTDTLLAAFKRIMSMTDFQTSWIQMAFYGSYFLLALPAAILIKKYTYKKGVLVGLGLFIAGALLFYPASFTMVYGHFLAALFILAGGLSILETAANPYIISMGPEETATRRLNLAQSFNPIGSITGILLSKFFILSNLNLLDADERSMMSPTELNAVQSEELGSVMGTYVGVAFFLLVVWILVRFTKMPIVKQKTKQLDIGGSIKRLLSNRNYCWAVVAQFFYMGAQIGLWSYTIRYVMQELQKNEDDASVYYLASIILFSGSRFVFTALMKFIQPRRLLSFAAILGAICTLVVIYGNGFIGVISLVLASACMSLMFPTIYGLGMQKLSDDAKIGGSGLIMAILGGAVLTGIQGVVSDKTGSIHFSFYVPLLCFLVVALYAWVQKSLQQKIVSP